The following proteins are co-located in the Primulina tabacum isolate GXHZ01 chromosome 11, ASM2559414v2, whole genome shotgun sequence genome:
- the LOC142519663 gene encoding uncharacterized protein LOC142519663, with translation MENRPGESRVDGVEKGNRDKVMEEESQREGGRSRRERRAELGCLRWTDERDPHPGIDQKLARLLGGVEVLLGSTRGLESREEKGGVMMLLGNLFGPEDIRGIVAPHNDALVVTATIANYDVASIFIDNGSCVNILFKSTLDQMKVEGFEFDPVSTPLYGFGGHAIPPLGQITLPLSLERDSRRVTKMITFTVVDTPSSYNGILGRPALKDFRAVASTYHQKLKFPVGKEVGVLCGDQKVARRCYEGIVKEEGKRARVEVNMIRRERSGLPVVVREVHEVMDEKPEIVTLGPDKKTLRIAPDLDPKVREELIICIQANLSGFAWSAQELTGTRPDVAEHRRNILPNSRPVKQKKRHFGPEKDIVIKKEVRELLNAGHIREVQFPTWLSNVVLVPKSSWKWRMCVDFRDLNKACHKDFYPLPRIDQLVDSTAGHQYLCMLVAYQGYHQIPLAVEDQNKVSFNTSEGTFCYVVMPFGLKNAGATYQRLMDRVFSEQMGMNVEVYVDDIMVKSKDSSQLVPDLVETFVTLKSYGLKLNPQKCIFGVRSGKFLGYMVTERWIEANSEKVQAIQDMVSPRGPKDVQQLTGRIASLACFISRSAHRSLPFFRTLRKAKKFEWGPDCEKAFTELKEYLAELPVLAKPAAEIRYSGLEKLALALVITARRLRPYFLSYPIVVLTNSPLGRILTHSDMSGRLVKWTTELGEYDIQYEPRTAIKAQALADFLAETVHQENEDPWKVYVDGSSSKDGSGVGVVLISPAGEEVKLAVRLDFRASNNEAEYEAVLAGLRAARNVGATRVLIFSDSQLVAQQMKGMYDVKDEKLIEYAREVDRVREKFAEITFEQIPRKENENADTLAKMAGTMGSWKTRDVVFQVELTPHTSSLAVEQEEEDWRTGIVDYLKEGKLPDNPREAR, from the exons atggagaacCGGCCCGGAGAAAGTAGAGTTGATGGAGTGGAGAAAGG GAATCGTGATAAAGTGATGGAGGAAGAGAGCCAGAGGgaaggtgggagaagtcgcagAGAGCGGAGGGCGGAGTTAGGATGCCTTCGATGGACAGACGAGAGGGATCCTCATCCGGGGATTGACCAAAAACTCGCCCGTCTCCTAGGCGGGGTCGAGGTCCTCCTTGGATCAACCAGAGGGTTGGAGAGCCGAGAAGAGAAGGGCGGGGTCATGATGCTCCTTGGGAACCT CTTCGGGCCGGAAGACATTCGAGGCATCGTGGCTcctcataacgatgccttggtggtgacggccaccattgccaacTACGATGTGGCAAGTATCTTCATTGATAATGGGAGCTGTGTAAATATATTGTTTAAGAGCACATTGGATCAGATGAAGGTGGAAGGATTCGAGTTTGATCCAGTCTCCACTCCTCTATATGGGTTCGGGGGCCATGCCATTCCGCCGCTGGGTCAGATTACTCTTCCCCTATCTTTGGAACGTGACtctcggcgggtaacaaagatGATAACATTTACCGTGGTGGATACCCCCTCATCGTATAATGGAATCCTGGGGCGGCCAGCCTTAAAGGATTTCAGGGCCGTAGCTTCCACGTATCATCAGAAGTTGAAATTTCCTGTGGGAAAGGAGGTGGGAGTCTTATGTGGAGACCAGAAAGTTGCACGACGATGTTATGAAGGAATAGTGAAAGAAGAGGGGAAGAGGGCTCGTGTGGAGGTCAATATGATTAGAAGGGAGCGAAGCGGGTTGCCCGTGGTAGTGAGGGAGGTTCATGAGGTGATGGATGAAAAGCCGGAGATTGTGACATTGGGGCCCGATAAGAAGACCCTCAGAATAGCCCCTGACCTTGACCCAAAAGTCAGGGAGGAACTCATTATTTGCATACAAGCTAATCTCAGCGGATTCGCTTGGTCAGCCCAAGAGCTCACAGGGACGAGGCCAGATGTAGCAGAGCACCGACGGAACATCTTACCAAATTCTCGTCCCGTAAAGCAGAAGAAGAGACATTTCGGGCCTGAGAAAGATATAGTTATAAAAAAAGAAGTGAGGGAGTTGCTCAATGCTGGGCACATTCGAGAGGTGCAGTTTCCTACTTGGCTCTCCAATGTCGTTCTTGTTCCGAAAAGTTCATGGAAATGGAGGATGTGTGTGGATTTCAGAGACCTCAATAAGGCATGCCATAAAGATTTTTATCCTTTGCCTCGGATAGATCAGTTGGTGGACTCCACAGCGGGACATCAATATTTGTGTATGTTGGTTGCTTATCAGGGATACCACCAAATCCCTTTGGCCGTGGAGGACCAAAATAAAGTGAGTTTCAATACCTCTGAAGGAACTTTCTGCTACGTGGTCATGCCCTTCGGACTCAAAAATGCCGGAGCCACGTATCAGAGACTGATGGATAGGGTATTTTCTGAGCAGATGGGAATGAATGTCGAagtgtatgtggacgacatcaTGGTAAAATCAAAAGACTCATCCCAgcttgtacctgatttggtggaAACCTTTGTGACCCTCAAATCCTACGGGCTGAAGTTGAATCCTCAGAAGTGTATCTTCGGGGTGAGGAGTGGAAAGTTTTTGGGTTATATGGTGACAGAAAGATGGATCGAGGCCAACTCCGAGAAAGTCCAAGCTATCCAAGATATGGTCTCTCCTCGGGGACCCAAAGATGTTCAACAGTTGACAGGGAGGATTGCTTCTCTGGCATGTTTTATCTCGAGGTCCGCTCACAGAAGTTTACCATTCTTTCGGACCTTGCGCAAggcgaaaaaatttgaatggGGTCCGGATTGCGAGAAGGCTTTTACCGAGTTGAAGGAGTATCTTGCTGAGCTTCCTGTCCTTGCCAAACCGGCAGCAG AAATCAGGTATTCAGGGTTGGAAAAATTGGCTTTGGCTTTGGTGATAACAGCGAGGCGCTTGAGGCCCTACTTCCTATCTTATCCAATTGTGGTGCTAACTAACAGTCCATTGGGCAGAATCCTCACTCATTCCGATATGTCTGGCCGTTTGGTAAAATGGACTACTGAGCTGGGAGAGTATGACATCCAGTATGAGCCTAGAACAGCTATCAAAGCACAAGCCTTAGCTGATTTTCTGGCTGAGACCGTGCATCAGGAGAATGAAGACCCTTGGAAGGTGTATGTGGATGGTTCCTCGTCGAAGGATGGAAGTGGGGTGGGAGTAGTATTGATTTCACCGGCTGGAGAGGAAGTGAAGTTGGCTGTGAGATTGGATTTTCGAGCATCCAACAATGAGgcagagtatgaggctgtgtTGGCAGGACTGCGAGCAGCCAGAAATGTGGGAGCTACCCGGGTACTTATTTTTTCTGACTCACAGTTGGTAGCACAACAGATGAAGGGGATGTatgatgtgaaagatgagaagcttATTGAGTATGCTCGAGAAGTGGACAGAGTCAGAGAGAAATTCGCAGAGATTACATTTGAACAGATTCccaggaaagaaaatgaaaatgcaGACACTCTAGCCAAAATGGCTGGAACAATGGGAAGTTGGAAGACTAGAGATGTGGTATTTCAAGTTGAACTCACACCTCACACGAGTTCACTTGCAGTTGAACAGGAGGAGGAGGATTGGAGGACTGGCATAGTTGATTACTTGAAAGAGGGAAAGCTTCCTGATAACCCTCGCGAAGCTCGTTAG
- the LOC142519091 gene encoding rhomboid-like protein 14, mitochondrial produces the protein MDGGSGKGRMLALLLVHAFGEYWRLDRKPPVTAGLVAANTLIYLRPRFLQPILPTINQVWFNPYLIIKHKDLNRFLLSAFYHVSESHLFYNMSSLLWKGIQLETAMGSVKFAVMVASLVGMSQGITLLLAKATLLFDYKRFYYNEYSAGFSGVLFAMKVVLYSEGYNNYTYVHGLMVPARYAAWAELILIQMFVPGVSFLGHLGGVLAGLLYLYIKSLYSGPNPLLRLISNFTGVLSWPLRYMSRMRSRSSRSRIFGRGTLGRSGVGNVAGIWRCQSCTFDNSGLLNECEMCGMGRYDSESPRFDDHNAWTLPPEELRQRRIDRFGR, from the exons ATGGATGGAGGAAGTGGAAAAGGCAGGATGCTTGCGCTGCTTTTGGTGCACGCGTTCGGCGAGTATTGGCGCTTGGACAGGAAGCCACCGGTCACGGCGGGGCTTGTAGCTGCTAATACTCTAATTTACTTGCGACCCAGGTTTCTGCAGCCGATTCTGCCTACCATTAACCAAGTCTGGTTCAATCCCTACCTTATTATAAAG CACAAGGATCTGAACCGGTTTCTCTTATCTGCATTTTACCACGTGAGTGAGTCTCACCTTTTCTACAATATGTCGTCACTATTATGGAAGGGGATACAACTGGAGACTGCAATGGGAAGTGTGAAATTCGCAGTTATGGTTGCTTCACTTGTGGGTATGTCTCAGGGCATCACACTACTACTTGCAAAAGCTACTCTTCTTTTTGATTACAAGAGATTCTATTACAACGAATATTCTGCGGGTTTTTCTGGTGTGCTTTTTGCGATGAAAGTTGTCCTTTACTCCGAGGGGTACAATAATTATACATACGTGCATGGACTCATGGTTCCAGCACGCTATGCTGCATGGGCAGAACTTATCCTCATCCAAATGTTTGTACCCGGTGTCTCTTTTCTCGGTCATCTTGGGGGAGTACTTGCCGGACTTTTGTATTTATACATAAAATCTTTATATTCCGGTCCAAATCCGCTTTTGCGGTTAATCAGCAATTTCACCGGCGTTTTAAGTTGGCCTTTGAGATACATGAGCAGGATGAGGTCACGTTCTTCAAGAAGCAGGATTTTTGGTAGAGGAACTCTTGGCCGGAGTGGGGTAGGCAATGTAGCTGGTATATGGAGATGTCAATCGTGTACATTTGATAATTCAGGTTTGTTGAATGAATGTGAAATGTGTGGGATGGGTCGTTATGATAGTGAGTCGCCCCGCTTTGATGATCACAATGCTTGGACTCTACCCCCCGAGGAATTGCGTCAGAGGAGAATTGACAGGTTTGGTAGATGA